A genomic window from Silene latifolia isolate original U9 population chromosome Y, ASM4854445v1, whole genome shotgun sequence includes:
- the LOC141632926 gene encoding uncharacterized protein LOC141632926 yields MAPIAFRDLDSAKRSFLSQKAKAQWMSDGDENSSYFYIVMKARRIQNRILCIQDRHGVTHTTVNNIEEAFEDYYKQLLGTRKIVGDVHFPSVRQGKVVSEDQESAMTRAVTDEEIRDALFSIPANKAPGPDGYSSQFFKDAYSVVGKDILKAVKEFFDSGKLLKQVNSTTLTLIPKKDRPISAADFTPIVCYDLLMFCRGDRGSIKIILKAFATFSNASGLEMNCDKSNIYFNGIGQNEVELIEKVVARLRGWSAMKLSYTGRLVMVQVVLSQLYVYWSRIFVIHVTVINRISTICRNYLWSASEQYGRAPTKISWESVCTLKKIWGLGLVNSRQWNLAMIGKFTWWLASKSDHLWIQWVDHMYMKGTDWHDYEPTQYQIGLGE; encoded by the exons ATGGCTCCTATAGCTTTTAGAGACTTAGATAGTGCAAAGAGAAGTTTCCTTAGTCAAAAAGCTAAGGCTCAATGGATGAGTGATGGGGATGAGAACTCTAGTTACTTCTATATTGTAATGAAAGCTAGAAGAATTCAGAACAGAATATTGTGTATTCAGGATAGGCATGGTGTCACTCATACCACTGTCAATAATATAGAGGAGGCTTTTGAGGATTATTACAAACAACTATTGGGAACTAGGAAAATAGTAGGGGATGTGCACTTCCCCAGTGTGAGACAGGGGAAGGTTGTTAGTGAGGATCAGGAAAGTGCTATGACCAGAGCAGTTACTGATGAAGAGATTCGTGATGCTCTCTTTTCTATACCAGCTAACAAAGCCCCTGGTCCAGATGGGTACTCATCTCAATTCTTCAAAGATGCTTATAGTGTTGTGGGCAAGGACATTCTCAAGGCTGTCAAAGAATTTTTTGACTCAGGGAAACTTCTGAAGCAGGTTAATTCTACAACCTTGACTCTTATACCCAAGAAGGATAGACCCATAAGTGCAGCTGACTTCACGCCAATAGTATGCT ATGACTTACTCATGTTCTGTAGGGGGGATAGAGGGTCCATCAAGATTATCTTAAAAGCTTTTGCCACCTTCTCTAATGCCTCTGGACTAGAGATGAATTGTGATAAGTCAAATATATATTTCAATGGGATTGGCCAAAATGAGGTGGA GCTTATTGAAAAGGTGGTTGCAAGACTCAGAGGATGGAGTGCTATGAAACTTAGCTACACAGGGAGACTAGTCATGGTCCAAGTTGTCCTGTCACAGTTATATGTGTACTGGTCTAGGATTTTTGTCATCCATGTCACTGTTATTAACAGGATTTCCACTATTTGCAGAAATTACTTATGGTCTGCCTCTGAACAGTATGGAAGAGCTCCTACAAAGATATCTTGGGAGTCTGTTTGCACTTTGAAAAAGATATGGGGACTGGGCCTAGTAAACAGCAGACAATGGAACTTGGCAATGATTGGTAAGTTTACTTGGTGGTTAGCAAGTAAGAGTGATCACTTGTGGATACAGTGGGTTGATCATATGTATATGAAAGGCACAGATTGGCATGATTATGAACCTACTCAATACCAAATTGGACTTGGAGAATGA